Below is a window of Macadamia integrifolia cultivar HAES 741 chromosome 8, SCU_Mint_v3, whole genome shotgun sequence DNA.
AGGGTCTGCTTACCGACCGTAACTCGCTCAGTAAGCTAATGGCAATGCATTCGAGTTCATTGAACAATCACATGAACAGAAGCCAAATGGTTGGCAGTGGAGTCTTAAATGGTTCAGCACAGGCTGTTGTCGCCCAGAGCAATTACCAGACCTTGCTTAGACAGAATTCTATGAATTCAAACTCTACTACTACTACTCAGccttctcccaactctatgaaTTCAAACTCTATTGTGGTTAAACAGGAGGAAGCTTCGTGTTCCTTCAATGGTTCTAACAAGCCTCCATCTTCTCCGTTCCAAGGACCTGGGCCTTTGCCTTCAGTATCCATGCAGAATGTACCAATTAATGGCTTGGCAAATCCCCATCAGCAGCAACATCAGCAGCAGTCACTGAATGCTAATAATAACCTAATTATCCAACAGGGCCATCCTCAATCCTACCAAGGTAACCAGAGCTTACCACAGCACGTGATCCAACAGGTGTTGCAGGACATGATTAATAATGGAGCTGGGGTGCAACAGCAACAGCCACAGCAGCAGGCGCAGGCCCATGGGGGGCAGAGTGCGAATGGGCGTGTGGGGGAGGATGTCTTCCGTACTGTCAATGGAGCTATGGGTGGTGGATTGCAATTGCGGGCTGGAGGCACAGGTATGGTCAGTactgggttagggtttgggaaCAATTCTGTCGTACCCGCATCTACTGGTGTTATGAGGATGGCTCCAAACAGGAGTAACAGTTTCAAGTCTGCCTCCAACAGCAACTGCTCTGGGTTAAGTGAAAACAATGGCTATAATCAGAGCGCACCTGATTTGCCACAGAATCTCCGTCTTCCAGATATGGTCCAGGATATATCTCATGAATTCATGGAAAATGTTGTTTTCAAAAGTGAGCCCAGGGACATGGACTATGGTTGGATGGCTGACTGACCAAGTAAATATTGATTGGCTCTAGTGACTATTGTTGGGGAAATATCCTAGCAAGTTGTTTGTACAGGAgctttaaagtgttttttttttcccgctttATTAATCACTCATTGCTGACTTATAGCCGTCAAGTTTGCTAGAGTTGGAAGTTTTGTGGGTTTTCCATTTTTAGGAGGTGTTAATCCTTTTTTAACTTCTGAAAGAGCTTCAATGATGTATCAATACAACATAGAGGTTTTCCATTGTATGTAATCTCATTGGGTTAAACCCTGCAACTCTCTCCTTTCGTGGTTTTCCCAAGTTGCAATTAGTACGCTGACATGGTAGTGTACACCAAGAAGAGGTGAAATAAGACGCTTCAATCCCGTTTCAAAGAAACAAAAACGACTACGAGAACAAAACAACCATCTAGTTTGAAAGAAAATATTCTCTTCACATTTGCTAACAGAACCGCAAATATTACAAAACAAAGGGTGATGATCAACATGACCATTTATGTGATACATATCCTACAAAAGTAACAGAAGTAGCGGAAAATAGTTTCTTGACAAACCAACACAAGGAATGAACACCACTTCATATAATTACAATGAGAAGAGGTCTACACAACCAGCTCTTCATCTGATTCATAATCACCACCAATCGCAGCATTCCCCAGCAATGTATTGATAATCATTTGCTCCCAACCCCTCGCACCTCTCTGCATTAACCTAAAAACACGCAAACGAGAGGACACAATCGCTTGATTCTCAGCTGATCTCGCTGGAGACATGCAACGCTCAGCCTGGGGGTTGTACTTGAGTACGCACTTTCCAGCCTTTCCAGGGCGATCAAGGATTTCAACATCGAATGTTGGTAAGAGTGGGCGACCAACAACTTTAACATGGGATACACTGTAACACAAAACAATGCAGAAATATGAAGATCATATATACTATCATAGACCAGTTGAAacaaaactcaaattaatttACAAGACAATTTTATCTGGTCTACCCGACCTGCGGGTCTCTCTGAACTATTATTTAGTATTTGGGTAATGTGGCAATCCGGGCTGTTGAATGTTAAGAAATGACTTCGATTGGTTGTGCAAAATTGCATACCCAAATATACCCTCTCATGGATACCATCCCATGTAATGGCATGCACCTCTCTCTAGCCCTTGATCTCCAAATGCTTTGTTATGGCATTTGGCTAAAACCTTCCACGCTGAAAACTTGACAATATTGAGCAGGGCCTTGGGGTCCGTCTGTTCAAAAAATTTCAGCCCCAATTTGACCTGCCAGGCTGCCACATGGCAGTACTTGTACAGAGTTGGGAGATAAACCTCTAAAATGTCCAGACCAGAAAAACCCctaagaataataataacaaaattttAAGTAATAGCTATCAACTGTTAAGCCCTActcatgaacatagatcatgcaACTTGAATGAGCAGATCACCTTGACGCTCAGATGTGGAGGGATAAAATCACCTTGCTGCCATACAACATGGGAAAGCTGCGATTTTGCATAGAACCAAGCATATTCTCTCAAGGTTATAATTAGGGCTTGTTCAAAATTCACCATACTTGTGATTTTAAACAGGagtaagggggggggggatttagAGCCGATTCTTGATAAAATGTCTCTGTAGAGGCAAATTCAACCTGATACACAGCAACTAAAATAGAGAGCTTATTTATTTGGTGAACCAAGGAAAGCTTGATCTTTAAACCCACCCCCAACCCTACTACATCAGAATTTAAAGTTTTGCTTTGCCATTTAGGGCATGCCTCTAAACTTTCTTTTAACATAGATAATGTCTGGGTTGAAGAGATTCACCCCATCAAGTATTAGAGCACATTCTAGTTGAAATTGCGGCCATGCaaaacacaataaaaaaaaaaatggcagccaTAGTACCTACCATATGTAGAATAAACCATCCATTTGTTGTCTCTGGACTCTACCCAATAGCTCAACTTGCAGAATTCCACCAATGCAAAGAACAGGCTCTGGTAGCTTGAACTTCTGCAAACTATTATCCTGTATGATTGAAGTATCATTCAGCGGCTACAAATTTTGAATGATTAAAGTAGTAGTGAGTCAATTCCACATCATTCAGCCGGACGCTAAAAAAGCTCTAATGCAGAGAAGGTTAATACtagttgataaaaaataaaaataaaatactaccATTTTCTCATGAAAGGTGCAGTTTTATTATGAggagagaataaaaaatatgcAAGTCATAGAATCTACAGGTGACTTTGCACAGTCAACCCAAAGGACTAAAAGGAGGACCACAAATAAATCTGCcaatatataaaacaaaataagtTCTTGACAACCCAAACtgaaggaaaaatcaaacccaTTCCACAACCCGGGGACATAAAAAATTGCAGTGGCTTGCTTGTTTTTATGAATGCACCTCATCGTAGCATCTGGAGTTATGCATCAAAGGATTCTGCTCTAACTTGTTCACTTTTTCAGGTCCGATAATGAAGTAATTGTTTTCAAATTAAACCGATACTTGGATTAGCACCCAAAGTGAAGTAGCAGGCCTGAAGGGCCACTCCTCATGCTTTTCCAACCCACCTTCCATGTGTCTAGCTTCCATCTAATAATCCTCTTTTCAATATGGCATCAACAGATATCTTCTAATCCTCAtgttccccaaaaaaaaagaaagggttggggttggggttggggttggggttggggttggggttggggtgggggtggggatgggAACAACCTTATTTCCATTAGAAAAAAATGGACAAAACAAGTGCCTATTTAATTATCCGAAAGAGAGAAGTgccaatttattttttccacaTGCTGAAGGGTTCTTCAGTTAATAAGAGGTGGGAGGTTCTCAGAAAAAGAGTTTCACATTCCAgattttcattagtttaattagtttaattagtaaTGTAAGGAGTTACAACTAATGTCTGTTAACTGTCCCCTTCAGACTTGTGGAAAGTTTCTTTTGTGTGTTCGAAGGAGGAGGGGACTACATTATTGCTATCAACGCACCTGAGACATTGGGAATTCTGGTGAAACATATGCTGAAATGAAGGTGTCTTCAATGTATCTGTGACCTGCTGAAGACTCATCCATGCGATCACTCCCTGCCTCTAGTGGTGCCTTGAGATAGCCTATTCGAAATCGCACAGCCTTGGCCGAATATATAGGATAACCAAACTGAAAAAATGctgataaaacaaaaaataataatttactaAGGAACAAGGTATACTATGCCAACAAAACCAGGAAAATATCAAGAAAACAACCTTTGAATGGCTGTATGCTGATTTCAGTTATAACACACAACCTGGAGACCAATTTATAAGTTAATGTCTCAGGCACTGCAGGATTGTTTTCTCCTTTGCTGGACCAGTATGAAGGCCTCCTCTCAACACGGTCACTTGGTTCCAAGGTGTTGTCAATGCTCTCTTCAGGATAATTATCAGTACTCGATGCACTAATGGCTTCCAAAATGCAATCTTGTGTCCTAGAAGATTTGAAGCTTTGAGCTAAATGAGCATAAACTCGATGATCCCTCCTTAGACTTTCCCATTCCAAAGAGCTGTCTGATCCAGCTTCTAAAGGCTCTGCCATGTTGTTTACTTCAACAACACGTGCAACCCTGGATATTTCTGAATACATTCTTAAGCACAGGTTCTTGCAGAAACCATTTGCAATCACTGcatgaaagaaaatatatatatttaaagaaCAAGGGATAATTGAGCTTGTTTTAGTTGTTATCAAGGTACCTAGGTTTTAAGATTAAAATCCTCTCATAACCCTTGAAACTCATTAGCATGCAatacttgaaaaagaaaactgaTTGTATGCCACAAATTCTcattttttcaaacaaaaaaagacAGCAACAGAAAAATTGTTCTCCTTGAATGTAAACCAATTTTCAATGCTCCCACAAAACTGTAGTTGGATCCCAAATAACTATAATACAATTTCTTAATTAATCAAAGCTATCCTACATTGCATAGTTGTCACAAAGCCTACGCTACCAAGGTGTTTGAGGGGTAAAAAATACGTTGGCGCCAACAATTTGCCAAGGCGGTGGcgccaaaaaaatagaaaacctgGCTAGGATGCCTAgtcgatgccttgacaactatgctacaTTGTATAATGCATATATCTCTACAGAATTCATAGGTCCTTGGTCATGCCGACATGAGAGAGAAAGGACCAATCGGGTTTGGTTTCCTGAGGATTTGCTAGCAAGGAGCAACAAAGGTAAGTCCAATATCCTCCTTGATGGTTTAATCAAGGCACAGTTCTGACCAAAATAATGACAAAACCACAATAGTTTGGAAAAAACCACCGGAAGTTGTAAATGATATTATTACTTCAATCAATTTCAGCAGAATCAATGAATATGTCAGGTTACAGTCCTCATTTAAACTAAAATATCTGAGACAATCAACCAAAATTTCTTGATCTATGATTCCTGGGTTTTATTAGTAAATACGTTCCTACATGTGGATCAGATGAGCCTTTTATAGGATCTTGTTTCAAACTCTGTAAGAAGAATCATAGTATTTCCACCATGTTTTAACTTATAGGAGTAAGAAGAAACTGATTTAGCAAAGTTGCAAGTAGTTTTTCGGGTGCACAAGTGAAAGAATTCAAGTATTATGACAATAAACTCATTGTCATCTGATATACACTCAATGATTCCCAACAACAGTAATTTCCCTCAAATTCGTATGAACCAAAGACACCGGGATGTATAAGTAAGCAAGAAAATCGGCTAAAGTTGATACTCACCGAATTCACGCCAAGCACGGGAGACAGCACTAGCACGGACAAGATCGCCTGGGTCCTCTAAATTCATGAGAATCTGCAACGACGCGTCTGGTCCAACCCATGGCAGGAAATCACTACAATTTTCCATATCAAGGAAACAAATGAAACTTCAAGCAAGAACCAGCAAACTCATTGCAACCTGAAACCTGATAGGCAAGGAGATCATAC
It encodes the following:
- the LOC122086435 gene encoding F-box protein At4g00755-like, with the translated sequence MENCSDFLPWVGPDASLQILMNLEDPGDLVRASAVSRAWREFVIANGFCKNLCLRMYSEISRVARVVEVNNMAEPLEAGSDSSLEWESLRRDHRVYAHLAQSFKSSRTQDCILEAISASSTDNYPEESIDNTLEPSDRVERRPSYWSSKGENNPAVPETLTYKLVSRLCVITEISIQPFKAFFQFGYPIYSAKAVRFRIGYLKAPLEAGSDRMDESSAGHRYIEDTFISAYVSPEFPMSQDNSLQKFKLPEPVLCIGGILQVELLGRVQRQQMDGLFYICVSHVKVVGRPLLPTFDVEILDRPGKAGKCVLKYNPQAERCMSPARSAENQAIVSSRLRVFRLMQRGARGWEQMIINTLLGNAAIGGDYESDEELVV